The Sebastes fasciatus isolate fSebFas1 chromosome 13, fSebFas1.pri, whole genome shotgun sequence genome includes a region encoding these proteins:
- the dnm2a gene encoding dynamin-2 isoform X4 — MGNRGMEDLIPLINKLQDAFSTIGQSCNLDLPQIAVVGGQSAGKSSVLENFVGRDFLPRGSGIVTRRPLILQLVNNIAEYAEFLHCKGKKFVDFEEVRSEIEAETDRITGSNKGISPIPINLRVYSPNVLNLTLIDLPGMTKVAVGDQPVDIEHQIRDMLMQFITKESCLILAVTPANMDLANSDALKIAKEVDPQGLRTIGVITKLDLMDEGTDAKDILENKLLPLRRGYIGVVNRSQKDIDGKKDIRVALAAERKFFLSHPGYRHMAERMGTPHLQKLLNQQLTNHIRDTLPGLRSKLQSQLLSLEKEVEEYKNFRPDDPTRKTKALLQMVQQFGVDFEKCIEGSGDQVDTNELSGGAKINRIFHERLPLELFKIVFDEKELRREISHAIKNVHGVRTGLFTPDLAFEAIVKKQILKLKEPSLKCVDLVVSELTALVMKCAVKLNSYPRLREETERIVTTYVREREGKTKDQVLLLIDIELSYINTNHEDFIGFANAQQRSTAANKKRAIPNQGEILVIRKGWLTINISIMKGGSKEYWFVLTAESLSWYKNEEEKEKKYMLPLDNLKLRDMEKGFMSNKHIFAIFNTEQRNVYKDLRQIELACDSQEDVDSWKASFLRAGVYPEKDQAENDDSAPADTFSMDPQLERQVETIRNLVDSYIGIINKSTRDLVPKTIMHLMINNAKDFIHSELLAYLYSSGDQNSLMEESADQAQRRDEMLRMYHALKEALHIIGDISTSTISTPVPPPINDSWMQESSPTPQRRPHPAAQPAPSRPPAVRGPTPGPPMNPSPAFGVPLNPSPAFGAPPIPSRPGPPINAFNSHQDPFSAPPLIPSRPARIPPGVPSRRPPGAPSHRPTIIRPAEPSLLD; from the exons gGACTTTCTTCCACGTGGGTCAGGCATTGTCACCCGTAGACCTCTCATTTTGCAGCTGGTCAACAATATAGCAG AATATGCTGAATTCCTGCACTGCAAAGGGAAGAAGTTTGTGGATTTTGAAGAGGTGCGGTCGGAAATTGAGGCGGAGACCGACAGGATAACAGGCTCCAACAAAGGCATCTCTCCCATCCCAATTAACCTGAGGGTCTACTCCCCAAACG TGCTGAACCTGACCCTCATCGACCTCCCGGGAATGACCAAGGTTGCCGTTGGAGACCAGCCCGTAGACATCGAGCACCAGATCAGGGACATGCTGATGCAGTTCATCACCAAGGAGAGCTGTCTGATCCTCGCCGTCACCCCAGCCAACATGGACCTGGCCAACTCGGACGCTCTGAAGATCGCCAAGGAGGTGGACCCACAGG GTCTGCGTACCATTGGTGTTATAACAAAACTGGACCTGATGGACGAAGGGACGGATGCAaaggacattttagaaaataaacTCCTGCCACTGCGTAGAG GCTACATTGGCGTTGTGAACCGCAGTCAGAAAGACATTGATGGGAAGAAGGACATTCGCGTTGctctggctgcagagaggaagtTCTTCCTGTCCCACCCTGGCTACAGACATATGGCAGAGCGTATGGGCACACCGCATCTACAAAAGTTACTCAACCAG caATTGACCAACCACATCAGGGACACTCTGCCTGGTCTGCGCAGTAAGCTGCAGAGTCAGCTCCTCTCCCtggagaaggaggtggaggagtacAAGAACTTCCGTCCAGACGACCCAACACGCAAGACCAAGGCCTTGTTGCA GATGGTGCAGcagtttggtgtggactttgagAAGTGCATCGAGGGCTCTGGGGACCAGGTGGACACTAATGAGCTGTCGGGTGGCGCCAAGATTAACCGCATCTTCCATGAACGCTTGCCCTTGGAACTATTCAAG ATTGTGTTTGACGAGAAGGAGCTAAGGCGAGAAATCAGTCACGCTATCAAGAACGTCCACGGTGTCAG AACGGGGCTCTTCACCCCTGACCTGGCTTTCGAGGCGATAGTCAAAAAGCAGATCCTCAAACTCAAAGAGCCCAGCCTCAAATGCGTGGACCTCGTGGTGTCCGAGCTCACCGCGCTCGTCATGAAGTGTGCCGTTAAG CTCAATTCCTACCCCAGACTGAGAGAGGAGACTGAGAGGATTGTCACCACCTACgtcagagaaagagaagggaaGACCAAGGACCAG GTTCTGCTGCTGATTGACATTGAGCTGTCCTACATCAACACCAATCATGAGGACTTCATAGGCTTTGCTAA CGCCCAGCAGAGGAGCACTGCTGCTAATAAGAAGAGGGCCATACCGAACCAG GGTGAGATTCTG GTGATCAGGAAAGGCTGGCTAACcatcaacatcagcatcatGAAGGGAGGCTCCAAGGAGTACTGGTTTGTCCTGACTGCGGAGTCCCTGTCCTGGTACAAAAACGAGGAG gagaaagaaaagaagtatATGCTGCCCCTTGATAACCTGAAGCTCAGAGATATGGAGAAAGGCTTTATGTCCAATAAGCACATCTTTGCAATCTTCAACACCGAACAGAG GAACGTGTACAAGGATCTTCGCCAAATAGAACTGGCCTGTGATTCTCAAGAGGACGTGGACAGCTGGAAAGCGTCCTTCCTCAGGGCAGGAGTTTATCCAGAGAAGGACCAG GCGGAGAACGACGATTCTGCCCCCGCGGACACATTCTCTATGGATCCTCAGTTGGAGCGGCAGGTGGAAACCATCCGCAACCTGGTGGATTCATACATCGGCATCATCAACAAATCCACCAGAGACCTCGTACCCAAGACCATCATGCATCTCATGATCAACAAT GCAAAGGATTTCATCCACTCGGAGCTGCTGGCCTACCTCTACTCCTCTGGCGACCAGAACAGCCTCATGGAGGAATCGGCTGACCAGGCCCAGCGCAGGGACGAAATGTTGCGCATGTATCACGCGCTCAAAGAGGCACTTCACATTATTGGCGACATCAGCACCAGCACCATCTCCACCCCGGTACCGCCGCCCATAAATGACAGCTGGATGCAAGAATCCAG CCCGACCCCTCAGCGCAGGCCGCACCCTGCAGCCCAACCGGCCCCCAGCCGTCCGCCTGCTGTCCGGGGCCCGACACCGGGACCACCCATGAACCCTTCCCCCGCCTTTGGAGTTCCGCTCAACCCCTCTCCCGCCTTCGGCGCGCCACCAATTCCCTCTCGCCCAGGCCCACCCATCAACGCTTTCAACAGCCACCAGGATCCCTTCAGCGCTCCCCCACTGATCCCCTCCCGGCCAGCCCGCATCCCACCCGGTGTACCCAG CCGAAGACCCCCTGGCGCTCCTTCTCACCGGCCCACCATTATCCGCCCTGCCGAGCCCTCCCTGCTAGACTAG
- the dnm2a gene encoding dynamin-2 isoform X3 has translation MGNRGMEDLIPLINKLQDAFSTIGQSCNLDLPQIAVVGGQSAGKSSVLENFVGRDFLPRGSGIVTRRPLILQLVNNIAEYAEFLHCKGKKFVDFEEVRSEIEAETDRITGSNKGISPIPINLRVYSPNVLNLTLIDLPGMTKVAVGDQPVDIEHQIRDMLMQFITKESCLILAVTPANMDLANSDALKIAKEVDPQGLRTIGVITKLDLMDEGTDAKDILENKLLPLRRGYIGVVNRSQKDIDGKKDIRVALAAERKFFLSHPGYRHMAERMGTPHLQKLLNQQLTNHIRDTLPGLRSKLQSQLLSLEKEVEEYKNFRPDDPTRKTKALLQMVQQFGVDFEKCIEGSGDQVDTNELSGGAKINRIFHERLPLELFKIVFDEKELRREISHAIKNVHGVRTGLFTPDLAFEAIVKKQIVKLKTPCLKCIDLVIQELINTVRQCSNKLNSYPRLREETERIVTTYVREREGKTKDQVLLLIDIELSYINTNHEDFIGFANAQQRSTAANKKRAIPNQGEILVIRKGWLTINISIMKGGSKEYWFVLTAESLSWYKNEEEKEKKYMLPLDNLKLRDMEKGFMSNKHIFAIFNTEQRNVYKDLRQIELACDSQEDVDSWKASFLRAGVYPEKDQAENDDSAPADTFSMDPQLERQVETIRNLVDSYIGIINKSTRDLVPKTIMHLMINNAKDFIHSELLAYLYSSGDQNSLMEESADQAQRRDEMLRMYHALKEALHIIGDISTSTISTPVPPPINDSWMQESSPTPQRRPHPAAQPAPSRPPAVRGPTPGPPMNPSPAFGVPLNPSPAFGAPPIPSRPGPPINAFNSHQDPFSAPPLIPSRPARIPPGVPSRRPPGAPSHRPTIIRPAEPSLLD, from the exons gGACTTTCTTCCACGTGGGTCAGGCATTGTCACCCGTAGACCTCTCATTTTGCAGCTGGTCAACAATATAGCAG AATATGCTGAATTCCTGCACTGCAAAGGGAAGAAGTTTGTGGATTTTGAAGAGGTGCGGTCGGAAATTGAGGCGGAGACCGACAGGATAACAGGCTCCAACAAAGGCATCTCTCCCATCCCAATTAACCTGAGGGTCTACTCCCCAAACG TGCTGAACCTGACCCTCATCGACCTCCCGGGAATGACCAAGGTTGCCGTTGGAGACCAGCCCGTAGACATCGAGCACCAGATCAGGGACATGCTGATGCAGTTCATCACCAAGGAGAGCTGTCTGATCCTCGCCGTCACCCCAGCCAACATGGACCTGGCCAACTCGGACGCTCTGAAGATCGCCAAGGAGGTGGACCCACAGG GTCTGCGTACCATTGGTGTTATAACAAAACTGGACCTGATGGACGAAGGGACGGATGCAaaggacattttagaaaataaacTCCTGCCACTGCGTAGAG GCTACATTGGCGTTGTGAACCGCAGTCAGAAAGACATTGATGGGAAGAAGGACATTCGCGTTGctctggctgcagagaggaagtTCTTCCTGTCCCACCCTGGCTACAGACATATGGCAGAGCGTATGGGCACACCGCATCTACAAAAGTTACTCAACCAG caATTGACCAACCACATCAGGGACACTCTGCCTGGTCTGCGCAGTAAGCTGCAGAGTCAGCTCCTCTCCCtggagaaggaggtggaggagtacAAGAACTTCCGTCCAGACGACCCAACACGCAAGACCAAGGCCTTGTTGCA GATGGTGCAGcagtttggtgtggactttgagAAGTGCATCGAGGGCTCTGGGGACCAGGTGGACACTAATGAGCTGTCGGGTGGCGCCAAGATTAACCGCATCTTCCATGAACGCTTGCCCTTGGAACTATTCAAG ATTGTGTTTGACGAGAAGGAGCTAAGGCGAGAAATCAGTCACGCTATCAAGAACGTCCACGGTGTCAG AACGGGGCTGTTCACTCCAGACCTGGCGTTTGAGGCCATCGTGAAAAAGCAGATCGTTAAGCTGAAAACGCCCTGTCTCAAATGTATCGATCTGGTCATTCAGGAGCTCATCAACACAGTCAGGCAGTGCTCCAACAAG CTCAATTCCTACCCCAGACTGAGAGAGGAGACTGAGAGGATTGTCACCACCTACgtcagagaaagagaagggaaGACCAAGGACCAG GTTCTGCTGCTGATTGACATTGAGCTGTCCTACATCAACACCAATCATGAGGACTTCATAGGCTTTGCTAA CGCCCAGCAGAGGAGCACTGCTGCTAATAAGAAGAGGGCCATACCGAACCAG GGTGAGATTCTG GTGATCAGGAAAGGCTGGCTAACcatcaacatcagcatcatGAAGGGAGGCTCCAAGGAGTACTGGTTTGTCCTGACTGCGGAGTCCCTGTCCTGGTACAAAAACGAGGAG gagaaagaaaagaagtatATGCTGCCCCTTGATAACCTGAAGCTCAGAGATATGGAGAAAGGCTTTATGTCCAATAAGCACATCTTTGCAATCTTCAACACCGAACAGAG GAACGTGTACAAGGATCTTCGCCAAATAGAACTGGCCTGTGATTCTCAAGAGGACGTGGACAGCTGGAAAGCGTCCTTCCTCAGGGCAGGAGTTTATCCAGAGAAGGACCAG GCGGAGAACGACGATTCTGCCCCCGCGGACACATTCTCTATGGATCCTCAGTTGGAGCGGCAGGTGGAAACCATCCGCAACCTGGTGGATTCATACATCGGCATCATCAACAAATCCACCAGAGACCTCGTACCCAAGACCATCATGCATCTCATGATCAACAAT GCAAAGGATTTCATCCACTCGGAGCTGCTGGCCTACCTCTACTCCTCTGGCGACCAGAACAGCCTCATGGAGGAATCGGCTGACCAGGCCCAGCGCAGGGACGAAATGTTGCGCATGTATCACGCGCTCAAAGAGGCACTTCACATTATTGGCGACATCAGCACCAGCACCATCTCCACCCCGGTACCGCCGCCCATAAATGACAGCTGGATGCAAGAATCCAG CCCGACCCCTCAGCGCAGGCCGCACCCTGCAGCCCAACCGGCCCCCAGCCGTCCGCCTGCTGTCCGGGGCCCGACACCGGGACCACCCATGAACCCTTCCCCCGCCTTTGGAGTTCCGCTCAACCCCTCTCCCGCCTTCGGCGCGCCACCAATTCCCTCTCGCCCAGGCCCACCCATCAACGCTTTCAACAGCCACCAGGATCCCTTCAGCGCTCCCCCACTGATCCCCTCCCGGCCAGCCCGCATCCCACCCGGTGTACCCAG CCGAAGACCCCCTGGCGCTCCTTCTCACCGGCCCACCATTATCCGCCCTGCCGAGCCCTCCCTGCTAGACTAG
- the dnm2a gene encoding dynamin-2 isoform X5 — protein MGNRGMEDLIPLINKLQDAFSTIGQSCNLDLPQIAVVGGQSAGKSSVLENFVGRDFLPRGSGIVTRRPLILQLVNNIAEYAEFLHCKGKKFVDFEEVRSEIEAETDRITGSNKGISPIPINLRVYSPNVLNLTLIDLPGMTKVAVGDQPVDIEHQIRDMLMQFITKESCLILAVTPANMDLANSDALKIAKEVDPQGLRTIGVITKLDLMDEGTDAKDILENKLLPLRRGYIGVVNRSQKDIDGKKDIRVALAAERKFFLSHPGYRHMAERMGTPHLQKLLNQQLTNHIRDTLPGLRSKLQSQLLSLEKEVEEYKNFRPDDPTRKTKALLQMVQQFGVDFEKCIEGSGDQVDTNELSGGAKINRIFHERLPLELFKIVFDEKELRREISHAIKNVHGVRTGLFTPDLAFEAIVKKQIVKLKTPCLKCIDLVIQELINTVRQCSNKLNSYPRLREETERIVTTYVREREGKTKDQVLLLIDIELSYINTNHEDFIGFANAQQRSTAANKKRAIPNQVIRKGWLTINISIMKGGSKEYWFVLTAESLSWYKNEEEKEKKYMLPLDNLKLRDMEKGFMSNKHIFAIFNTEQRNVYKDLRQIELACDSQEDVDSWKASFLRAGVYPEKDQAENDDSAPADTFSMDPQLERQVETIRNLVDSYIGIINKSTRDLVPKTIMHLMINNAKDFIHSELLAYLYSSGDQNSLMEESADQAQRRDEMLRMYHALKEALHIIGDISTSTISTPVPPPINDSWMQESSPTPQRRPHPAAQPAPSRPPAVRGPTPGPPMNPSPAFGVPLNPSPAFGAPPIPSRPGPPINAFNSHQDPFSAPPLIPSRPARIPPGVPSRRPPGAPSHRPTIIRPAEPSLLD, from the exons gGACTTTCTTCCACGTGGGTCAGGCATTGTCACCCGTAGACCTCTCATTTTGCAGCTGGTCAACAATATAGCAG AATATGCTGAATTCCTGCACTGCAAAGGGAAGAAGTTTGTGGATTTTGAAGAGGTGCGGTCGGAAATTGAGGCGGAGACCGACAGGATAACAGGCTCCAACAAAGGCATCTCTCCCATCCCAATTAACCTGAGGGTCTACTCCCCAAACG TGCTGAACCTGACCCTCATCGACCTCCCGGGAATGACCAAGGTTGCCGTTGGAGACCAGCCCGTAGACATCGAGCACCAGATCAGGGACATGCTGATGCAGTTCATCACCAAGGAGAGCTGTCTGATCCTCGCCGTCACCCCAGCCAACATGGACCTGGCCAACTCGGACGCTCTGAAGATCGCCAAGGAGGTGGACCCACAGG GTCTGCGTACCATTGGTGTTATAACAAAACTGGACCTGATGGACGAAGGGACGGATGCAaaggacattttagaaaataaacTCCTGCCACTGCGTAGAG GCTACATTGGCGTTGTGAACCGCAGTCAGAAAGACATTGATGGGAAGAAGGACATTCGCGTTGctctggctgcagagaggaagtTCTTCCTGTCCCACCCTGGCTACAGACATATGGCAGAGCGTATGGGCACACCGCATCTACAAAAGTTACTCAACCAG caATTGACCAACCACATCAGGGACACTCTGCCTGGTCTGCGCAGTAAGCTGCAGAGTCAGCTCCTCTCCCtggagaaggaggtggaggagtacAAGAACTTCCGTCCAGACGACCCAACACGCAAGACCAAGGCCTTGTTGCA GATGGTGCAGcagtttggtgtggactttgagAAGTGCATCGAGGGCTCTGGGGACCAGGTGGACACTAATGAGCTGTCGGGTGGCGCCAAGATTAACCGCATCTTCCATGAACGCTTGCCCTTGGAACTATTCAAG ATTGTGTTTGACGAGAAGGAGCTAAGGCGAGAAATCAGTCACGCTATCAAGAACGTCCACGGTGTCAG AACGGGGCTGTTCACTCCAGACCTGGCGTTTGAGGCCATCGTGAAAAAGCAGATCGTTAAGCTGAAAACGCCCTGTCTCAAATGTATCGATCTGGTCATTCAGGAGCTCATCAACACAGTCAGGCAGTGCTCCAACAAG CTCAATTCCTACCCCAGACTGAGAGAGGAGACTGAGAGGATTGTCACCACCTACgtcagagaaagagaagggaaGACCAAGGACCAG GTTCTGCTGCTGATTGACATTGAGCTGTCCTACATCAACACCAATCATGAGGACTTCATAGGCTTTGCTAA CGCCCAGCAGAGGAGCACTGCTGCTAATAAGAAGAGGGCCATACCGAACCAG GTGATCAGGAAAGGCTGGCTAACcatcaacatcagcatcatGAAGGGAGGCTCCAAGGAGTACTGGTTTGTCCTGACTGCGGAGTCCCTGTCCTGGTACAAAAACGAGGAG gagaaagaaaagaagtatATGCTGCCCCTTGATAACCTGAAGCTCAGAGATATGGAGAAAGGCTTTATGTCCAATAAGCACATCTTTGCAATCTTCAACACCGAACAGAG GAACGTGTACAAGGATCTTCGCCAAATAGAACTGGCCTGTGATTCTCAAGAGGACGTGGACAGCTGGAAAGCGTCCTTCCTCAGGGCAGGAGTTTATCCAGAGAAGGACCAG GCGGAGAACGACGATTCTGCCCCCGCGGACACATTCTCTATGGATCCTCAGTTGGAGCGGCAGGTGGAAACCATCCGCAACCTGGTGGATTCATACATCGGCATCATCAACAAATCCACCAGAGACCTCGTACCCAAGACCATCATGCATCTCATGATCAACAAT GCAAAGGATTTCATCCACTCGGAGCTGCTGGCCTACCTCTACTCCTCTGGCGACCAGAACAGCCTCATGGAGGAATCGGCTGACCAGGCCCAGCGCAGGGACGAAATGTTGCGCATGTATCACGCGCTCAAAGAGGCACTTCACATTATTGGCGACATCAGCACCAGCACCATCTCCACCCCGGTACCGCCGCCCATAAATGACAGCTGGATGCAAGAATCCAG CCCGACCCCTCAGCGCAGGCCGCACCCTGCAGCCCAACCGGCCCCCAGCCGTCCGCCTGCTGTCCGGGGCCCGACACCGGGACCACCCATGAACCCTTCCCCCGCCTTTGGAGTTCCGCTCAACCCCTCTCCCGCCTTCGGCGCGCCACCAATTCCCTCTCGCCCAGGCCCACCCATCAACGCTTTCAACAGCCACCAGGATCCCTTCAGCGCTCCCCCACTGATCCCCTCCCGGCCAGCCCGCATCCCACCCGGTGTACCCAG CCGAAGACCCCCTGGCGCTCCTTCTCACCGGCCCACCATTATCCGCCCTGCCGAGCCCTCCCTGCTAGACTAG
- the dnm2a gene encoding dynamin-2 isoform X6, translating to MGNRGMEDLIPLINKLQDAFSTIGQSCNLDLPQIAVVGGQSAGKSSVLENFVGRDFLPRGSGIVTRRPLILQLVNNIAEYAEFLHCKGKKFVDFEEVRSEIEAETDRITGSNKGISPIPINLRVYSPNVLNLTLIDLPGMTKVAVGDQPVDIEHQIRDMLMQFITKESCLILAVTPANMDLANSDALKIAKEVDPQGLRTIGVITKLDLMDEGTDAKDILENKLLPLRRGYIGVVNRSQKDIDGKKDIRVALAAERKFFLSHPGYRHMAERMGTPHLQKLLNQQLTNHIRDTLPGLRSKLQSQLLSLEKEVEEYKNFRPDDPTRKTKALLQMVQQFGVDFEKCIEGSGDQVDTNELSGGAKINRIFHERLPLELFKIVFDEKELRREISHAIKNVHGVRTGLFTPDLAFEAIVKKQILKLKEPSLKCVDLVVSELTALVMKCAVKLNSYPRLREETERIVTTYVREREGKTKDQVLLLIDIELSYINTNHEDFIGFANAQQRSTAANKKRAIPNQVIRKGWLTINISIMKGGSKEYWFVLTAESLSWYKNEEEKEKKYMLPLDNLKLRDMEKGFMSNKHIFAIFNTEQRNVYKDLRQIELACDSQEDVDSWKASFLRAGVYPEKDQAENDDSAPADTFSMDPQLERQVETIRNLVDSYIGIINKSTRDLVPKTIMHLMINNAKDFIHSELLAYLYSSGDQNSLMEESADQAQRRDEMLRMYHALKEALHIIGDISTSTISTPVPPPINDSWMQESSPTPQRRPHPAAQPAPSRPPAVRGPTPGPPMNPSPAFGVPLNPSPAFGAPPIPSRPGPPINAFNSHQDPFSAPPLIPSRPARIPPGVPSRRPPGAPSHRPTIIRPAEPSLLD from the exons gGACTTTCTTCCACGTGGGTCAGGCATTGTCACCCGTAGACCTCTCATTTTGCAGCTGGTCAACAATATAGCAG AATATGCTGAATTCCTGCACTGCAAAGGGAAGAAGTTTGTGGATTTTGAAGAGGTGCGGTCGGAAATTGAGGCGGAGACCGACAGGATAACAGGCTCCAACAAAGGCATCTCTCCCATCCCAATTAACCTGAGGGTCTACTCCCCAAACG TGCTGAACCTGACCCTCATCGACCTCCCGGGAATGACCAAGGTTGCCGTTGGAGACCAGCCCGTAGACATCGAGCACCAGATCAGGGACATGCTGATGCAGTTCATCACCAAGGAGAGCTGTCTGATCCTCGCCGTCACCCCAGCCAACATGGACCTGGCCAACTCGGACGCTCTGAAGATCGCCAAGGAGGTGGACCCACAGG GTCTGCGTACCATTGGTGTTATAACAAAACTGGACCTGATGGACGAAGGGACGGATGCAaaggacattttagaaaataaacTCCTGCCACTGCGTAGAG GCTACATTGGCGTTGTGAACCGCAGTCAGAAAGACATTGATGGGAAGAAGGACATTCGCGTTGctctggctgcagagaggaagtTCTTCCTGTCCCACCCTGGCTACAGACATATGGCAGAGCGTATGGGCACACCGCATCTACAAAAGTTACTCAACCAG caATTGACCAACCACATCAGGGACACTCTGCCTGGTCTGCGCAGTAAGCTGCAGAGTCAGCTCCTCTCCCtggagaaggaggtggaggagtacAAGAACTTCCGTCCAGACGACCCAACACGCAAGACCAAGGCCTTGTTGCA GATGGTGCAGcagtttggtgtggactttgagAAGTGCATCGAGGGCTCTGGGGACCAGGTGGACACTAATGAGCTGTCGGGTGGCGCCAAGATTAACCGCATCTTCCATGAACGCTTGCCCTTGGAACTATTCAAG ATTGTGTTTGACGAGAAGGAGCTAAGGCGAGAAATCAGTCACGCTATCAAGAACGTCCACGGTGTCAG AACGGGGCTCTTCACCCCTGACCTGGCTTTCGAGGCGATAGTCAAAAAGCAGATCCTCAAACTCAAAGAGCCCAGCCTCAAATGCGTGGACCTCGTGGTGTCCGAGCTCACCGCGCTCGTCATGAAGTGTGCCGTTAAG CTCAATTCCTACCCCAGACTGAGAGAGGAGACTGAGAGGATTGTCACCACCTACgtcagagaaagagaagggaaGACCAAGGACCAG GTTCTGCTGCTGATTGACATTGAGCTGTCCTACATCAACACCAATCATGAGGACTTCATAGGCTTTGCTAA CGCCCAGCAGAGGAGCACTGCTGCTAATAAGAAGAGGGCCATACCGAACCAG GTGATCAGGAAAGGCTGGCTAACcatcaacatcagcatcatGAAGGGAGGCTCCAAGGAGTACTGGTTTGTCCTGACTGCGGAGTCCCTGTCCTGGTACAAAAACGAGGAG gagaaagaaaagaagtatATGCTGCCCCTTGATAACCTGAAGCTCAGAGATATGGAGAAAGGCTTTATGTCCAATAAGCACATCTTTGCAATCTTCAACACCGAACAGAG GAACGTGTACAAGGATCTTCGCCAAATAGAACTGGCCTGTGATTCTCAAGAGGACGTGGACAGCTGGAAAGCGTCCTTCCTCAGGGCAGGAGTTTATCCAGAGAAGGACCAG GCGGAGAACGACGATTCTGCCCCCGCGGACACATTCTCTATGGATCCTCAGTTGGAGCGGCAGGTGGAAACCATCCGCAACCTGGTGGATTCATACATCGGCATCATCAACAAATCCACCAGAGACCTCGTACCCAAGACCATCATGCATCTCATGATCAACAAT GCAAAGGATTTCATCCACTCGGAGCTGCTGGCCTACCTCTACTCCTCTGGCGACCAGAACAGCCTCATGGAGGAATCGGCTGACCAGGCCCAGCGCAGGGACGAAATGTTGCGCATGTATCACGCGCTCAAAGAGGCACTTCACATTATTGGCGACATCAGCACCAGCACCATCTCCACCCCGGTACCGCCGCCCATAAATGACAGCTGGATGCAAGAATCCAG CCCGACCCCTCAGCGCAGGCCGCACCCTGCAGCCCAACCGGCCCCCAGCCGTCCGCCTGCTGTCCGGGGCCCGACACCGGGACCACCCATGAACCCTTCCCCCGCCTTTGGAGTTCCGCTCAACCCCTCTCCCGCCTTCGGCGCGCCACCAATTCCCTCTCGCCCAGGCCCACCCATCAACGCTTTCAACAGCCACCAGGATCCCTTCAGCGCTCCCCCACTGATCCCCTCCCGGCCAGCCCGCATCCCACCCGGTGTACCCAG CCGAAGACCCCCTGGCGCTCCTTCTCACCGGCCCACCATTATCCGCCCTGCCGAGCCCTCCCTGCTAGACTAG